The sequence CCCGGCCCGTTGAAGCCGAGCTGCTCGAAGAGTGCATTGACCTGGCGCTGCAGTCGCCAACCGGATCAAACCAGCAGGGCTGGCACATCGTCGTGGTCACCGACGAGGCCAAGCGCAAGGCCATAGCCGACGTGTACCGCGAGGGCTTCACGGCTTACCAGGCCATGAAAGAGGGCGTGGATCCAGGTTTCAGTGAGGACGACCTGCGAGCCGAACAGATGCCGCGCGTGTATGACTCGGCCGGTTACCTGGCCGAGAACATGGAGAAGGCGCCGGCCTTCGTGCTTTTCTGCGTAGAAGGCCGGGTGGAAAATGCCGGAGTCATCGGGCAGGCGTCGTTGTACGGCTCGGTGCTGCCCGCCGCGTGGTCATTCATGCTGGCCGGGCGCGCGCGTGGGCTGGGAATGGCCTGGACGACCATTCACCTGTTCAAGGAGAAAGCCGTGGCCGAGCTGCTCGGGCTGCCCGATAACGTGACCCAGACCGTGCTGTTTCCGGTGGCGTATTTTACCGGTGACGGCTTCAAGCCCGCTAAGCGGCTGCCGGCCTCCAGCGTTACCCACTGGAACAGCTGGGGCAGCAAGCGCGGCTGAAAGCTGGCTGCCTTCTATCGCGGTGCCACCCTTGCGGGCACAATGGTCGAGGGGCCCTTTTCGGCCCCCGGTACTGAGGTCCGTTCGAGCGGGCTGATACGTGCGGGCCAATACGAGAGTCAAGGTGGCGGGCGGCGAAAGGAAAAAACGAGCGGCGAATCCTCACCTGTGGGTATCGAGTACCTACTTTGCCGAGGGGTTTCCGTACAGCGTAGTTCACCAGCTGGCCGAAGTCCTGTTCAAGGAAGCGGGCGCCAGCCTGCAGGCCATAGGCCTGACCTCTCTTTTGCACCTGCCCTGGAACCTCAAGTTTCTATGGGGCCCGCTGCTCGACGCCTTTGCGACCAAGCGGGCCTGGATGGTAACTGTCGAGCTGCTGATGGCCGTCCTGCTGGTGGGCCTGGCGCTGGTCGCAACGAGCGGGCAGGTGTTGCTGTTTGCGTCGCTGCTGTTTGCTTTGCTGGCCGTGCTGTCGGCTACCCACGACATAGCCATCGATGGCTATTACCTCGAGGCGCTCGACGAGGACGACCAGTCGCGTTTTGTCGGCTACCGGGCGTCGGCCTACAAGGTGGCCATGATGCTGGTCGCCGGCCCCACGCTGATTTTTGTCAGCAAGGTCGGCTGGTCTGCCGCGTTCGCGGCCACCGCGGTGGTCATGCTGCTGTTGATGGCCTGGCACCAGGTCTTTCTGCCCAGGGTAGAGGTGCAGCAGCGTCCCGCCAGGGTGATGCTGGCCACGCTGTTGCGCGGGCGCGTGCTGGCGGGGGCGGTCGTGCTCGCAGCGTTGTTGCTGGCGGGCCGGTGGCTGCTGCCACAACTGCAGCCGCTGCTCCCGGCTGCACTGCAGACGGTGTCTGTTTCGGGCTGGATCGCGATCTCGCTGCTCGCGTCACTGCTGCTGGCCATGGCCATGTTGCCCCGGCTCAAGCGTGTGCTGGCGGGTAGCGATTCGTTCTACGCGTCGGCCTTCGTTGATTTTCTGGCCCAGGACAGGGTGGGGCGCTTACTGGCCTTCGTGGTGCTCTTCAGGGCCGGCGAGTCCTTCCTGCTCAAGATGCGTTATCCCTTTCTGCGCGATCTCGGCATGAGCATGGAGCAGTACGCATTTGCCAGCGGCACCGTGGGGCTGGTGGCTTCTTTCGTGGCCACGCTGCTGGGTGGATACCTGATTTCAAGGCACGGGCTGCGGCGCTGGATATGGCCTTTCGTGCTGGCGCAGAACACGCTCAACCTGCTCTACATGTGGCTGGCCAGCGGATCGGGCGAGGGGCTGCCGGCGTGGACGCTGGTGGTCACGCTCGAAGCCTTCGGCTCGGGCCTTGGCACCGCCGTGTTCATGGTTTACCTCATGCGCTGCTGTGGCAGGGAGCACCGGGCGGCCCACATGGCGCTGCTGACGGCCTTGATGAGTCTCGGCTTTACCATAGCCGGGGTGGCCAGCGGTTTTCTCGCCGAGGCGCTCGGGTTCACGAGCTACTTCGGTTTTACCTTCCTGGCTTCGTTACCGGCGATGGCCTTGATACCGCTGCTGCCCAACCTTGATCGGCCGGCAGGCGCCGGTCGGGCCTGATGCTCAGTTGGCTGGGCTGATGCTCGCTACCGAGTAGCCAGAATTTCCCAGCGCCTTGGAGCAGGCTTCGCTGCTCAGCTGGTGGTCCCCTGACACCGACACCTTGGCCGACTGCGTTTCGAAGTCGACGCTCACGCCGGTGACGCCGTGAATGCCCTCGAGCATTGACTCGATGGCTGGCGGGCAGCCTATGGCGCAGCTCATGCCCTCGATGGCCAGCACGTAGTCGTGCGCGTCTGCGCTGGCGACGGCTTCGTCGGCAATGGCGCTGCTGACCGCCGGGCCCGCGAACTGGGTACCCATGAGAAGGACCGCTGCTGTTGCCAGCGCGGCCAGTGATACGGCTGTTCTGTTCATCATGACAAGTAACCTCCGGCCTAATAGTATAGCCGTGTCACGGGTTAAGAGCAGGCCCCGGGGCAGTATTTCCACGAGAAAATTCTACCAGCTCCCTGCCCAGCTCTTTGGGGTGGTCTAGATGCAGCCAGTGGCCGCCTGTTTGCCAGCGGCGGACCTGTATTGCAGGTGTCCAGCGCTCCAGGCCCCGGGTGAGGGGTAGCCCCAGGTGGCGGAAATCAACCTCGAAAAGGTGCGCGGGTATAGAGCGTTTTTTGACCTGCTGGGGTCGCGACGCCAGCGCTTGTATGGGATGCTCACGGCCTCGCTTGCTGGCGACGGAGAAGAACGTGGGTAGCCTGGAAATTTGTAAGCTGGCCGATGTCAAGCTCGATGAGGTTGCCGCCTTGTTGCATGAGCAGCGCCTGCGCCTCGGTCCGTCGACACCGGCCGCGCTGCAAGGCGACGCCTTGCGCACGGTGTGCCTTGAGCTGGTGACGGGACTGGCCGCCAACCGGCGCTGCGATACCGCGGTGCTGGTGCAGGGCGGACGGGTGGTCGGCCTGCTCGCCGGCGAGCGGCAACTTCACGCGCCTGAGAAACTGGAGTCGCTCTACCAGGAGCAGCGCTCGGTGCAGGTGCCCCTGCACGGCTTTGCCCTGGCCGAAGACATAGAGCCCTTTGCCGGGGTGGCTGCCATGTACGGACATCTATCGGGCCGCTGGCTCGAAGATGGACTGATGACTCACACCCTCGACCTCGCAATCGGCGACCGGGCGGTCACGGATGCCTGGGTGGCCATGGGCTTTGGTGGAAAGAGCGTCTGCGTGTTACGCGAGACCCGGCTGCCGGTGGAGACCAACAGCGGTGTCACCACGCGCCTGGTCGATCCGTTTGACGAGCAGGCCGCGGCTGTTGCCGACCAGATGCACAGGCAGCTGAGTAACTGGCAGGCCGGGCCCCCGATGTTCTGGCCATACAACGGGGAGCCCGACGCTGACTACTCGCGGCTGCGCAACGAACTGCTGGCGGGAGACGACGCGGCCCTGTTTCTCGCCGGAGACACCGACAGCGCCAAGGGCGCGGTCGTACTCATTCCCGCCTTCTTCATCAGTCGCCTGTTTGACACCTCGAGCATGCTCTACTTGTGGGAAGGCGTTTCGGCAGCCGGGCAGAGAGGCGAGGGCACGGGTTCGGCACTGCTGGCCCAGGCCATGGCCTGGGCACACGGCAGGGGCGTGCGTTGGTGCGCCCTGCACTTTGCGTCGGCCAACTCGATGGGTGCGCCGTTCTGGACAGGTCACGGTTTTGTGCCGGTGGCCGATACGCTCAAGCGCGTGCTCGACCCGGCCTGTGCGTGGGCGAGGGGGAGCGACTCATGAAACGGAGTTTCGTACTGGTGGCGGCCCTGTTGTCGGGCCTCACCCTGTTGTTGTTCTGCGTGCTGGGTCCCGCGGTTGACCGCAGAATGAACAAGGTGGGCGGCGGAATGCCGCACGAGCCGTCGGACAGGGCGCGTGAACTCTACGACTCGTTGTTCGTGGCCGACCTTCACGCCGACTCGTTGCTGTGGGGGCGCGACCTCTCGCAGCGCGGTGAGCACGGTCACGTTGACCTGCCTCGCCTGCTGGCCGGGGGGGTCTCGTTGCAGGCCTTCACCGTTGTCACCCAGGTGCCGATGGGCATCAACATAGAGAGCAACCCCGCCGACAGCGACATCGTGCTGTGGCTGGCGTTGGCGCAGCGCTGGCCTTCGGCCACCTGGACAAGCCTGGCCGAGCGCGCACTGCTACAAGCGCGGAGGCTCGACGAGCTCGAGGCTGGCTCGGGCGGGCAACTGACGGTGCTGAGAACTTCGGCTGATCTCGACGGTTATCTTGCCCGGCGCGGGCGGGGCGAGAAGACGGTGGCTGCCTTCCTGGGTATAGAGGGGGCACACGCCCTGGACGCGGATCTGGCAAATGTCGATCGCTTGTTCGACGCGGGGTTCCGCATGATGGGCCCCACCCATTTTTTTGACAACGCGGTAGCCGGATCAGCCCACGGACTGGAGAAAGGTGGGCTCACCGCGCTGGGCAGGCAGGTCATCGCGCGCATGCAGGAGCTGGGCATGATAGTGGACCTCGCGCATTCGTCGCCTGCCACCGTAGACGAGGTGCTGGCCCTCGCAGTCCGTCCGGTTGTCGTGTCTCACGGGGGCGTAAAGGGCACCTGCGACAACACCCGCAACCTGTCGGACAAACACCTGCGCGGCATAGCGGCTACGGGCGGGGTGATCGGCATTGGCTACTGGGAAACAGCCGTCTGTGGTGATGGCCCCGCCGACATTGCGCGCGCTATAGTGCACGCGACAAAGGTGGCCGGTGTGCGCCACGTCGGCCTCGGCTCTGACTTTGACGGAGCGATCACCGCCCCCTTTGACACAACGGGACTGGTTTCACTGGTTGACGAACTACTCGACGAGGGACTGTCCGACGACGATATTGCCGCCGTCATGGGCGGCAATACCCTGCGCGTGCTGCGCGCGGCGCTGCCGGCTGACTGAAAGAAGCCCGGCGGCCCGGTCCAGGCTTGACGCAGGCGGGTTGGGCCAATAGCTTTGCCCGTCCGCGCCACGGTCGCTTCAGCTGTGGTCAGTACGGTGCGGTCCGATTACGATGAGTTCCCGTCTCAGCAGAGCAGATGCAGAAAAAACTCCTGGGGCCGTGCGTTTTGTCATGGACGACGGGCTTGAGCTCGTGGGTGACGCCCACGGGGACAGTGCTGCGCCCCCGGTGTTGCTCCTGCACGGTGGTGGACAAACCAGGCACGCCTGGAAGAACACCGCACGGGTGCTCGCCGACGCGGGCTACTACGCGCTTGCCCTTGATCTTCGCGGGCATGGTGACAGTGGCTGGTGTGAGCGGGGCGACTACGCCTTCCATGTTTTCGCAGAGGATCTTCGCTGTGTGGCTGGGCAGATGGATGGAGCCGTGGCCATGGTGGGGGCGTCGCTCGGTGGCCTGGCTGCGTTGATCTGCGAGGGGGAGATGGCACCGGGGCAGGCGTCGGCGGTGGTGCTTGTAGACATCGCCCCGCGTATGGACAGCAAGGGGGTCGAGCGTATTGTTGCGTTCATGAAGGCCCGTCCCGATGGTTTTTCCAGCCTGGAGGAAGCGGCCGACGAAGTAGCCAGGTACCAGCCGCATCGCCGCCGTCCGCCGTCCAGTGAAGGCTTGGCCCGCAACCTCAGGCAGGGCGAGGACGGTCGTTGGCGCTGGCACTGGGACCCCGATTTTCTCAGCTCGCGTGGCACGTCAGAAGACAGAGAAAACTTTCACGACCGTTTGATGAAGGCAGCAGCTTCGCTCGAAGTGCCGACGCTGCTGGTTCGCGGCGGCATGAGCGAGATAGTGAGCGAAGAAGGCGCGCGTGAGTTTCTCGACGTCGTGCCCCACGCCGAGTACGTCGACGTGGAAAAGGCCTCGCACATGGTGGCCGGGGATCGCAACGACGAGTTCTGCTCGGCGGTGGTCGAGTTTCTTTCACGCACGGTACCCGCCTGACGGTACCCGCCTGGCCTTGCAGTTGGACTACCGCCCCCCGGATGGGGGGCGGGCGGGCACATGGACCCGCGGGGCTGCATCTGATCGCGCCGGGCGCCCGCAAATACCTTGACAACAAGGCTTTAATCCGTGTTCTATTGTGAAATCCCCGGGGCGCGATTCTGTCGGGGTTTCCTGGGTGTGATGTTCGTGCGGTATCGACTCTACAACGCTCTGCTGGCTTCAAGCCTGGCCCTGTTCTTTCCGGTGGCGGCGAGCGCGGCTACCATAACCATCATTAATCTCGACTCGGCCGGCGTGGGCCTGAACGACACGACGCCCGCCACTCCCGTGGGTGGCAATACCGGCACCACCAAGGGTGCCCAGGCACTGCAGACTTTCGAACTTGCCGCCTCGATATGGGCGGGCCTGCTCGACAGCAGCGTTGAGATAAAGGTGGGCGCCAGCTTTGCGGCTCTCAGTTGTACTGCCTTTTCGGGGACGCTGGGGTCAGCGGGGCCGGAAACCGCTCACCAGAATTTTCTCAACGCGCCGCTGCCGTCGACCTGGTACGTGCAGGGGTTGGCCAACTCGCTTGCCGGTAGTGATCTCGACCCTGCGAACAATGATATAGGCATGCAGTTCAATGGCGCGATGGGCACCACCGGCTGCCTGGAGTCGCTGTCCTGGTACATGGGGCTGGACGAAGTCGAGCCGGCAAATACCATCAACCTGGCAAGCGTAGCACTGCACGAGATCGGTCACGGCCTGGGTTTTCTTAGCCTGGTCTCGCTTTCGACGGGCGCCAAGTTCAACAGCGCCGACGACGCTTACAGCAACCTGCTCGAAAATCACTCCACCGGCACGCTCTACCCGGCCATGACCAACGCGCAGAGGGTGACGGCAAGCACCGATACCGGCGACCTGCACTGGACCGGGGCCGCGTCGGTGGCTGCATCGGGCGCGCTCAGCTCGGGCGTGCACGCTAGTGGCCACATCGAGATATACGCGCCCAGCCCGCAGGAGTCCGGCTCGTCGGTGTCCCACTGGAGTACGGCCGCTTTTCCCAACGAGTTGATGGAACCCAGTCACACCGGTCCCGATCTTGACCCTGGTCTGGCGCTGCAGCTCATGGTCGATATCGGCTGGCAGTTGCTAAGTGGTTGTTCAGGCGGGGTGCCCGACGGTACGGTCTGCGATGATGGGTTGTTCTGCAACGGCGTCGATACCTGCAGCGGAGGAGCGTGCAGCAACCACGCCGGCGATCCGTGCAGCGGGGGTAGCGAGTGCAGTGCCACCTGTAACGAGGTCGCCAATAACTGCTTCGACATCTCGAACACGCCCTGTACTGCCGATGCCATCGAGTGTACCGCCGACGTATGCGACGGCGCGGGTGCGTGCAGCCACACCGACGCCAGTGCCCAGCCGGGCGGTTGCGGCGATGACGGCACCTACCGTTGCGACGACTCCAATGATCCGGGTGGTCCCAGCAGTTTT is a genomic window of Candidatus Binatota bacterium containing:
- a CDS encoding nitroreductase family protein, which translates into the protein MNIAETDALLTTTRSVRKRLDFSRPVEAELLEECIDLALQSPTGSNQQGWHIVVVTDEAKRKAIADVYREGFTAYQAMKEGVDPGFSEDDLRAEQMPRVYDSAGYLAENMEKAPAFVLFCVEGRVENAGVIGQASLYGSVLPAAWSFMLAGRARGLGMAWTTIHLFKEKAVAELLGLPDNVTQTVLFPVAYFTGDGFKPAKRLPASSVTHWNSWGSKRG
- a CDS encoding MFS transporter, with the protein product MRANTRVKVAGGERKKRAANPHLWVSSTYFAEGFPYSVVHQLAEVLFKEAGASLQAIGLTSLLHLPWNLKFLWGPLLDAFATKRAWMVTVELLMAVLLVGLALVATSGQVLLFASLLFALLAVLSATHDIAIDGYYLEALDEDDQSRFVGYRASAYKVAMMLVAGPTLIFVSKVGWSAAFAATAVVMLLLMAWHQVFLPRVEVQQRPARVMLATLLRGRVLAGAVVLAALLLAGRWLLPQLQPLLPAALQTVSVSGWIAISLLASLLLAMAMLPRLKRVLAGSDSFYASAFVDFLAQDRVGRLLAFVVLFRAGESFLLKMRYPFLRDLGMSMEQYAFASGTVGLVASFVATLLGGYLISRHGLRRWIWPFVLAQNTLNLLYMWLASGSGEGLPAWTLVVTLEAFGSGLGTAVFMVYLMRCCGREHRAAHMALLTALMSLGFTIAGVASGFLAEALGFTSYFGFTFLASLPAMALIPLLPNLDRPAGAGRA
- a CDS encoding peptidase M19 — translated: MKRSFVLVAALLSGLTLLLFCVLGPAVDRRMNKVGGGMPHEPSDRARELYDSLFVADLHADSLLWGRDLSQRGEHGHVDLPRLLAGGVSLQAFTVVTQVPMGINIESNPADSDIVLWLALAQRWPSATWTSLAERALLQARRLDELEAGSGGQLTVLRTSADLDGYLARRGRGEKTVAAFLGIEGAHALDADLANVDRLFDAGFRMMGPTHFFDNAVAGSAHGLEKGGLTALGRQVIARMQELGMIVDLAHSSPATVDEVLALAVRPVVVSHGGVKGTCDNTRNLSDKHLRGIAATGGVIGIGYWETAVCGDGPADIARAIVHATKVAGVRHVGLGSDFDGAITAPFDTTGLVSLVDELLDEGLSDDDIAAVMGGNTLRVLRAALPAD
- a CDS encoding heavy-metal-associated domain-containing protein, which produces MMNRTAVSLAALATAAVLLMGTQFAGPAVSSAIADEAVASADAHDYVLAIEGMSCAIGCPPAIESMLEGIHGVTGVSVDFETQSAKVSVSGDHQLSSEACSKALGNSGYSVASISPAN
- a CDS encoding alpha/beta hydrolase → MDDGLELVGDAHGDSAAPPVLLLHGGGQTRHAWKNTARVLADAGYYALALDLRGHGDSGWCERGDYAFHVFAEDLRCVAGQMDGAVAMVGASLGGLAALICEGEMAPGQASAVVLVDIAPRMDSKGVERIVAFMKARPDGFSSLEEAADEVARYQPHRRRPPSSEGLARNLRQGEDGRWRWHWDPDFLSSRGTSEDRENFHDRLMKAAASLEVPTLLVRGGMSEIVSEEGAREFLDVVPHAEYVDVEKASHMVAGDRNDEFCSAVVEFLSRTVPA